The following are encoded in a window of Plasmodium cynomolgi strain B DNA, chromosome 4, whole genome shotgun sequence genomic DNA:
- a CDS encoding hypothetical protein (putative), translating into MNLSITIRGGLAGSSSEASQSGSKKYGSNVLHKTKLKKDVPEKRKGKIVAKKSKNLSPKLTGSISTLPSDRRNNLHALEGVLSEVGDGDRHQGWRKYAHKFGLLGRLVSKGHTGSASSGGTQNGGSIRGTTHSGSNSQRSAKKSTHPNDAGSKLVKQDAKANTQEEKKKSYLTSLQKNIPPKKNKNSYSSNLNTPTVATGGKKSYKLSSGGNGQEGGSTDGAKQSVTASSSLAQGVEVDNEQVVHLTGKILEDQDDPSRETPLERYTAEPIDPYFTKGEYDASKDILREKTCFYDAGKVSTSLLPGYKEVSFEEIGVTKGNNASAMESRRAQRNAMYLPNRFYSPHNFEAVRSMGGQNEAYYINGLRTLDGCLFTSVDLSQATIHKQYNIGVTYPYGVPFVDVKQRGRQGRR; encoded by the exons ATGAACCTGAGCATTACGATACGAGGAGGCCTGGCCGGGTCAAGTAGCGAAGCTAGCCAAAGTGGGTCCAAAAAATATGGCAGTAACGTGCTGCACAAAACGAAGCTAAAAAAGGACGTTCCAGAaaagaggaaaggaaaaatcgtGGCCAAAAAATCTAAAAATTTGAGTCCAAAATTAACAGGAAGTATTTCTACCTTACCTTCTGATAGAAGAAATAACCTACATGCGCTGGAAGGAGTTCTTTCTGAGGTGGGGGATGGGGATAGGCACCAGGGATGGAGGAAGTACGCACACAAGTTCGGCCTCCTGGGCAGGCTCGTTTCGAAGGGGCACACAGGGAGCGCCAGTTCGGGAGGAACACAAAACGGTGGAAGTATAAGGGGAACAACACACAGCGGAAGCAACTCGCAACGGTCCGCGAAGAAAAGTACCCACCCAAACGACGCTGGAAGCAAGTTGGTAAAACAAGACGCAAAAGCAAACACacaagaggaaaaaaaaaaaagctatctGACtagtttgcaaaaaaatattcctccaaaaaaaaacaaaaattccTATTCGTCCAATTTAAACACACCAACTGTTGCCAccggaggaaagaaaagttaCAAACTGA GCTCTGGGGGCAACGGCCAAGAGGGGGGCTCCACCGATGGAGCCAAGCAGTCAGTCACGGCATCATCTTCGCTTGCCCAAGGGGTCGAAGTGGACAACGAGCAGGTAGTTCACCTTACAGGGAAGATACTTGAAGACCAGGATGATCCATCTAGAGAAACACCCCTCGAAAGGTACACAGCAGAACCAATCGATCCCTACTTCACCAAAGGGGAATACGACGCATCAAAGGATATACTTCGAGAGAAGACCTGCTTCTACGATGCAGGGAAGGTATCTACCAGTTTACTTCCCGGTTATAAGGAAGTAAGCTTCGAGGAGATAGGTGTGACTAAAGGGAACAACGCATCTGCTATGGAGTCAAGAAGGGCACAAAGAAATGCCATGTACCTGCCGAACCGATTTTACAGTCCTCACAACTTTGAGGCAGTCAGAAGTATGGGAGGTCAAAACGAGGCCTACTACATTAACGGGTTGAGGACGCTGGATGGTTGTCTTTTCACCTCAGTCGACCTGTCTCAAGCGACAATCCACAAGCAGTACAACATCGGGGTTACCTATCCTTATGGAGTTCCCTTTGTAGATGTGAAGCAGAGGGGCAGGCAGGGACGGCGGTGA
- a CDS encoding hypothetical protein (putative), whose protein sequence is MYFSHFYNNFKEEYAYLRGEEESLPPILTCDRPNTMENDTIVRRIPQSILKGVEEHNAEYTKKNKIDVKLAKIREIFTNGHKHTYEMLHCQEDQHFWEFLLSYFIQTGTKILNNSWLFNEYYFYRYLTCSYDFEKTKYDFFDYEKKDSIKCNRHYIEKICTCAKELLELYDTNEEKKIFEIFFYFSLWSNQFDLSWNPTKNKGDQHKVDETDIKKKTLREKQFYFDTDDVNKLHDSMYLDKILCNHMETLRRDITSKHWPRFDIVLDNMGLEFITDLCLLHLLSRYFDEVHIHVKKFPLFVSDTMAKDVHYALESLSSDDKYPNTVFMATKWKEFLETQKWKIREHVYWNLPLPYWVMPKDLVEELKKSSFVCFKGDANYRRCLGDLSFNFWHPHKDVFGYFPIRFIALRCLKSPICCGLQRDVVEELNRKSPDWCNYGE, encoded by the exons ATGTACTTCAGTCACTTTTACAACAATTTCAAAGAGGAGTATGCCTACCTccggggggaggaggaatcTCTTCCGCCCATCTTGACATGCGACCGGCCGAACACCATG GAAAACGACACCATCGTAAGGCGGATCCCCCAGAGCATACTGAAAGGCGTGGAGGAGCACAACGCAGAGTAcacgaagaaaaacaagATAGACGtgaagctagccaaaatCAGAGAGATATTTACAAACGGACACAAACATACATACGAAATGTTGCACTGTCAGGAAGACCAACACTTCTGGGAATTCCTACTCTCCTATTTTATCCAAACAGGAACAAAAATTCTTAATAACTCGTGGctttttaatgaatattatttttaccgttacctgacctgttcatacgattttgaaaaaacgaaatatgatttttttgattacgaaaaaaaggactccATAAAATGTAACAGAcattatattgaaaaaatatgtacatgtgcgaAGGAGTTACTCGAATTATACGATAcgaatgaggagaaaaagatttttgagatttttttttatttttctttgtgGTCTAATCAGTTTGATTTGAGTTGGAACCCTACCAAAAATAAGGGGGACCAACATAAGGTCGACGAAACTGACATAAAGAAGAAGACTCTGCGGGAGAAGCAGTTTTACTTCGACACGGATGACGTGAACAAGCTTCATGACAGCATGTACCTGGATAAGATTCTTTGCAACCACATGGAGACCCTGCGCAGGGACATCACCTCAAAG CACTGGCCGCGATTCGACATCGTCCTGGATAACATGGGGTTGGAATTCATCACGGACCTCTGCCTCCTGCACTTGCTGAGTCGCTACTTCGACGAAGTGCACATTCACGTGAAGaagttcccccttttcgtgTCGGACACCATGGCCAAGGATGTGCACTACGCGCTGGAATCCCTCAGTAGCGACGATAAG taccCCAACACGGTGTTCATGGCGACCAAGTGGAAGGAGTTCCTGGAGACCCAGAAGTGGAAGATACGA GAACACGTGTATTGGaacctccccctcccctaCTGGGTGATGCCCAAGGACCTCGtggaggaattaaaaaaaagctcCTTCGTCTGTTTCAAGGGGGACGCCAATTATCGCAGGTGCTTGGGGGACCTGAGCTTCAACTTCTGGCATCCCCACAAGGACGTTTTTGGATATTTCCCCATCAGGTTCATCGCCCTACGATGCTTGAAGTCGCCGATCTG CTGTGGCCTGCAGAGAGACGTCGTGGAGGAGCTGAACAGGAAGTCCCCGGACTGGTGCAACTACGGGGAGTAA
- a CDS encoding 2C-methyl-D-erythritol 2, whose amino-acid sequence MLPIRYTYAVLLPYVIFILLASSDGRRKKKGVQKELVGRRSFLGPDTRTVEKKKKLESKLDVKLEFTLKSTSTPITTPKLELPCPYDGVRIGQGYDIHQIRVGRPEDITANSNADSNADSSAGSSSNANKQSFKRLTIGGVQVDTISVLSHSDGDVVFHALVDALLGGMSCSDLGTLFPDNSPKYKNKNSLSFLRYARLLLYKKNYAIANVDIIVIAEVPKISPIREEIVRNISSALGISESQVSLKGKTHEQLGPVGQKKAIECFANALLIRKKTENI is encoded by the exons ATGTTACCGATACGTTACACCTATGCAGTGCTGCTTCCGTACGTGATTTTCATTCTGCTAGCTTCATCAGacggaaggagaaaaaaaaaaggtgtccaAAAGGAACTCGTCGGGCGGCGTTCCTTTCTTGGTCCAG ATACACGGacagtggaaaaaaaaaaaaaactggagtCAAAGTTGGACGTAAAATTGGAATTCACCTTAAAATCGACGTCAACGCCGATTACAACGCCGAAGCTGGAACTGCCCTGCCCGTACGACGGTGTGAGAATAGGCCAGGGCTACGACATTCACCAGATACGGGTGGGCCGCCCGGAAGACATCACCGCGAATTCCAACGCGGACTCCAACGCGGACTCCAGCGCGGGCTCCTCCTCTAATGCCAACAAGCAGAGCTTCAAAAGGCTGACCATCGGGGGGGTGCAAGTGGATACCATTTCCGTCCTGTCGCACAGCGATGGGGACGTCGTTTTTCACGCATTAGTAGACGCCCTACTTGGCGGCATGAGTTGTTCCGACCTGGGAACCCTCTTTCCTGATAACTCcccaaaatataaaaataaaaactcactctcctttttaagaTATGCCAGACTCcttttgtataaaaaaaattacgccaTCGCAAATGTAGATATCATTGTCATCGCGGAAGTTCCCAAGATAAGCCCCATTCGCGAAGAAATTGTTCGCAACATATCTTCTGCTTTGGGCATCTCGGAATCGCAGGTCTCCCTCAAAG GAAAAACACACGAACAGCTCGGCCCCGTCGGACAGAAAAAGGCAATCGAGTGCTTCGCAAACGCGCTCttaattcgaaaaaaaacagaaaatatctga
- a CDS encoding hypothetical protein (putative) translates to MSKYRAPLPPYNFKSKIEKIDEEFRRSGTFRRINNRKNNEIRDMFIKLGADGYSDASCFYSLGNTKILALIYGPKPDSKNATYDKGKVFLEIKSLNMNDDGANDESDENIKNLLIECVSSVILLDQYPQCSINIKCLIIQNDGGCLSATLTCISLALINAQIKMRDIIVSVNVNSIICPNTKRVFHLVDVDSLEEKYYEGKYDTNSITLGICLNLRTVCFFHGSGNSFNSKTLSEIISYAECACRSLGCEIKTVLKNYMAKKHEISCA, encoded by the exons ATGTCGAAGTATAGAGCCCCCCTCCCTCCGTACAATTTCAAAAGCAAAATAGAGAAAATCGACGAGGAGTTCCGCAGGAGTGGCACCTTCAGAAGGATAAACAACCGCAAGAACAATGAAATCAGGGATATgt tcaTAAAACTGGGGGCCGATGGATATTCTGACGCGTCCTGTTTTTACTCCCTCGGAAACACCAAAATATTGGCACTCAT ATATGGACCGAAACCTGATTCCAAGAATGCAACTTACGACAAGGGAAAGGTCTTTTTGGAAATCAAAAGTTTGAATATGAATGACGATGGGGCCAACGACGAG AGcgatgaaaatataaaaaaccTGCTAATAGAATGCGTTTCGAGCGTTATTCTGCTGGACCAGTACCCGCAGTGCTCCATTAACATAAAGTGCCTAATCATTCAGAACGATGGAG GCTGTCTGAGTGCCACCCTGACGTGCATATCGCTCGCATTAATCAATGCCCAAATTAAAATGCGGGACATTATCGTTTCCGTAAATGTG AATTCGATCATTTGCCCAAACACGAAGAGAGTGTTTCATCTTGTGGACGTGGACAGTTTG GAGGAAAAGTACTACGAGGGGAAATACGACACGAACAGTATAACTCTGGGGATCTGCCTGAACCTCAGAACAGTTTGCTTCTTTCATGGGTCCGGGAATTCCTTTAACAGCAAAACGTTGTCCGAG ATTATCAGCTACGCCGAATGCGCGTGTAGGTCCCTGGGGTGCGAAATAAAGACCGTATTAAAAAACTACATGGCGAAGAAGCACGAAATTTCGTGCGCCTag
- a CDS encoding phospholipase A2 (putative) has translation MNDEEERIYMYSDIFSHGLSGEENSDADEREKRKNKKKKKLSDNNLKNGENEYSKLRAETSTILNDYFDVEPIRCFNQEVIDASLQSDFLQFPQNKEHTLNIFDGELTENKHSVQLRKPGFYCIYVENSNNSKWDSIYFGLSKMQVELNYKLIPQNEDKDTQGKAEERKKKVTREKPQQKKHPLASQKEEEGEEAEEGDEAEEGEEFEEGEEFEEGEEEFEEEFEEGKEKNNQKRDPMIIETFNLNDEINKICSYNFDQTDMLFDDSRERKNRKNMNKLKSRKKNYYDNLRMKNKRKECTALFEENKTNTENFSCTFHNENQIRVSSKKKKYVYLYNKGANSMLHLNVSTCMSLGMTIQCRYGLLFCGKYHQIPQDPYTPFRKPVSILSLDGGGILAMSTLIVLNRIENEIRKEIGNDDVKLIDCFDMVCGTSAGGLISLALLKEMGLRDITNLLPSTMQRIFEGNRNIISGILFEGYDINNVKDLFMEKIGSMFMSSYKNVYCFVTATDVKHNPYKLFLLRNYTHKYNAINGESYEGINKVPLWLAAWATASAPTYLKGPSSEDIKDLGFHIKPEIHLVDGALKASNPALIALEECARLNNKNLSAFIKEELDTLVSIGTGKSPTKLTQSGASGKSASTFEILLNSAHLLTRANETHREVLQWLSDRENTYFRFNVPNIGDIDIDSQDVRDFDIIAKATRDYLFDEKFYEIKRLAHKLANNYMRS, from the exons ATgaacgatgaggaggaacgGATCTACATGTATTCTGACATTTTCTCTCATGGTCTGAGCGGCGAAGAAAACAGCGATGCAgacgaaagggaaaagaggaagaacaaaaaaaaaaaaaaacttagcGATAATAAcctaaaaaatggagaaaatgaatACAGCAAACTGAGGGCAGAAACTTCAACCATTTTAAATGACTACTTCGATGTAGAACCCATCAGATGTTTTAACCAAGAGGTGATAGATGCGTCCTTGCAGAGTgactttttacaatttccACAGAACAAGGAGCACACGTTGAATATCTTCGATGGGGAGCTCACCGAGAATAAGCACTCCGTTCAGCTGCGCAAGCCTGGGTTTTACTGCATCTATGTGGAGAATAGTAACAAC AGCAAATGGGACAGCATCTACTTCGGGCTGTCCAAAATGCAAGTGGAGCTGAACTACAAACTGATCCCGCAGAACGAGGACAAGGACACCCAAGGGAAGGccgaggagaggaagaaaaaggtgacTCGAGAGAAACcgcagcagaagaagcatccattagctagccaaaaggaggaggaaggagaggaagcagaggaaggagatgaagcagaagaaggagaagaattcgaagaaggagaagaattcgaagaaggagaggaagaattCGAAGAAGAAttcgaagaaggaaaagaaaaaaataatcagaaAAGAGACCCAATGATAATAGAAACCTTTAACCTaaatgatgaaataaataaaatatgcagcTATAATTTTGATCAAACAGATATGTTATTTGATGATTcaagagaaaggaaaaacagaaaaaatatgaataaattaaagagtaggaaaaagaattattatgataatttAAGGATGAAGAATAAGAGAAAGGAGTGTACTGCTTTATTTGAAGAGAATAAAACGAACacggaaaatttttcttgtacTTTTCATAATGAAAATCAGATAAGGGTTTCTtctaagaagaaaaagtatgTTTATTTGTACAACAAGGGTGCCAATAGCATGCTGCACTTAAATGTGAGCACGTGCATGTCCCTGGGTATGACTATTCAGTGCCGATACGGATTGCTTTTCTGTGGGAAGTACCACCAGATCCCGCAGGACCCCTACACGCCGTTTAGGAAGCC CGTGTCGATACTGTCCCTGGACGGAGGAGGCATCCTGGCCATGTCCACGCTGATCGTGCTGAACCGAATCGAAAATGAAATCAGGAAGGAGATCGGAAACGATGACGTGAAGCTGATCGACTGCTTCGACATGGTGTGCGGAACGAGTGCAGGTGGCTTGATCTCTCTGGCCCTCTTAAAAGAGATGGGACTTAGGGACATCACCAATCTCTTGCCAAGTACCATGCAAAGGATATTCGAAGGAAATAGAAACATCATCTCGGGAATCCTATTCGAAGGTTACGACATAAATAATGTGAAGGATTtatttatggaaaaaatagggaGTATGTTTATGTCCTCCTACAAGAACGTCTACTGCTTCGTGACGGCAACTGATGTGAAGCACAACCCATACAAGTTATTCCTCCTGAGGAACTACACTCATAAGTATAATGCAATAAATGGAGAGTCTTACGAAGGGATCAATAAGGTTCCATTATGGCTAGCTGCCTGGGCAACTGCATCTGCCCCGACTTATTTGAAAGGACCTAGTTCTGAGGACATCAAAGATTTGGGGTTCCATATAAAGCCAGAGATCCACCTTGTGGATGGAGCTTTGAAGGCGAGCAATCCTGCTCTCATCGCATTGGAAGAGTGTGCTAGACTGAACAACAAAAATCTTTCAGCTTTTATTAAGGAGGAGCTAGATACGTTAGTTTCTATAGGGACAGGAAAATCGCCCACTAAATTAACTCAGTCAGGGGCTAGTGGGAAATCTGCATCCACGTTTGAAATATTACTTAATTCGGCTCACCTCCTAACTAGAGCGAATGAAACGCATCGGGAAGTGCTGCAGTGGCTCTCCGACAGGGAAAATACGTACTTCCGATTTAACGTACCCAACATCGGGGACATAGACATTGACAGCCAGGACGTGCGCGATTTTGATATCATCGCCAAGGCCACGCGCGACTACCTCTTCGATGAGAAATTCTACGAGATCAAGCGCCTGGCGCATAAGCTGGCCAACAACTACATGCGCTCCAG